In Clavibacter capsici, the following are encoded in one genomic region:
- a CDS encoding MinD/ParA family ATP-binding protein → MNEFIDEDLASSEGVPTLRRRSAEASSSPQPAEQHTAPAEVAGSAAQEAGPSPLVQLSEPSTPAPTTPPRSGPVVEPQAVTVARSALRGEGVAVAAPAARASTGVRGVLAKLGLPIAPNEAEREALALDRNRFAAETLIRQSTWTRPVSVLVANPGGGMGKTTVSLLLGGTLAAVRGGFVVIPELADAPGMLAYRAEGTPALGIGELVQKVDTITSAGALDGYTKPQTSFASVIGSTGRRATLTRDDVRAVMAKTGEFYKIRVLDTGNDATSAAFLAAVEAADVLVIPVMGAADSAEHALRLVEGLREGDAHARELAASAIAVRLADGRTEHPEIVERVDASLAQAGVRRLFTIPYDQHIADRGELTLSRLQPATRDAFTFAAAAVIETLNSVVTRRA, encoded by the coding sequence TCAGCCCGCGGAGCAGCACACTGCGCCGGCTGAGGTGGCGGGCTCCGCTGCGCAGGAAGCGGGCCCATCCCCGCTCGTGCAGCTCTCGGAGCCGTCCACGCCGGCCCCGACCACACCTCCCCGGTCGGGGCCGGTCGTGGAGCCGCAGGCGGTCACCGTCGCGCGTAGCGCGCTCCGCGGCGAGGGCGTGGCGGTAGCCGCGCCGGCTGCGCGCGCCTCGACCGGCGTGCGCGGTGTGCTCGCGAAGCTCGGACTGCCGATCGCCCCGAACGAGGCAGAGCGGGAAGCCCTCGCGCTGGACCGCAATCGGTTCGCCGCGGAGACGCTGATTCGCCAGTCCACATGGACGCGGCCCGTGTCGGTGCTGGTCGCGAACCCCGGCGGCGGCATGGGGAAGACCACCGTGTCGCTGCTGCTCGGAGGCACGCTCGCGGCCGTCCGCGGCGGGTTCGTCGTGATCCCCGAGCTCGCCGACGCTCCCGGCATGCTCGCCTACCGCGCCGAGGGCACTCCGGCGCTCGGCATCGGCGAGCTCGTGCAGAAGGTCGACACCATCACCAGCGCCGGTGCGCTCGATGGGTACACGAAGCCGCAGACCTCGTTCGCATCCGTGATCGGATCGACCGGACGCCGGGCGACCCTCACTCGAGACGACGTGCGCGCCGTCATGGCCAAGACGGGGGAGTTCTACAAGATCCGCGTGTTGGACACCGGCAACGACGCGACCTCCGCGGCGTTCCTCGCGGCGGTCGAGGCCGCCGACGTCCTGGTCATCCCGGTCATGGGCGCCGCCGACAGCGCCGAGCACGCTCTACGGCTCGTCGAGGGACTGCGAGAGGGCGACGCGCACGCCCGCGAGCTCGCGGCCAGCGCGATCGCCGTTCGGCTCGCAGATGGACGCACCGAGCACCCCGAGATCGTCGAGCGGGTCGACGCCTCGCTCGCCCAGGCCGGCGTGCGCCGCCTGTTCACGATCCCCTATGACCAGCACATCGCCGACCGCGGCGAGCTCACGCTGAGCCGCCTCCAGCCGGCCACCCGCGACGCCTTCACGTTCGCGGCCGCCGCGGTGATCGAGACGCTGAACAGCGTCGTCACCCGCCGCGCCTGA
- a CDS encoding ATP/GTP-binding protein, which yields MSGRQAKAQRAATTVDTQQEVIAPQRRATRLTRVPIVNRFLPPEAFVSDVEEVSEHAAAAGELAPWDVPGSQLRPDGWQSASRARRGWYAPAHQGAATTTRQAEIVATAHFGAPTGFDGIVNGRDTLTRTAFAHDPITAYRRTPRGLTSPNVIVLGQTGSGKSSWTTCNLIMKPLMLRKRRAVVFSKKDRGGECEHAETTRQLGNEPFRFLANGAPGEGRIINLMDPAIVRVDGIQGQKLMLDTAIQLQRHRSSGTVASVEEAGWEDQALRLALRSLLADHEDTRTPTLADLSARLGAVDPHRGDYSLRSRERLHQAGLSISHVLNDLLETYGGVFDGETSSEVDLTHKLTTFDISQLPSDGAVIPIVMAAANMWMLGRIKDEAGWATNVIYEEGWHMIGGPSVGLIQSNEKLSRSLGMSNIFIMHKGSDIPPDSAGVTVIQEAQTAYIFRQEHEQDAAWAQRTFNLDQDTTKVLMGLRTGHCIAKIADMPETEVEHLRSEWEKVLTDSDQAMMGDSADALGH from the coding sequence ATGAGCGGACGACAGGCCAAGGCGCAGCGGGCGGCGACGACCGTCGACACGCAGCAGGAGGTGATCGCGCCGCAGCGTCGCGCGACGCGGCTCACGCGCGTGCCGATCGTGAATCGGTTCCTGCCTCCCGAGGCGTTCGTGAGCGACGTCGAGGAGGTATCCGAGCACGCGGCCGCGGCCGGCGAGCTCGCGCCGTGGGACGTGCCCGGGAGCCAGCTCCGACCGGATGGATGGCAGTCCGCGTCCCGAGCTCGGCGGGGCTGGTACGCACCCGCCCACCAGGGGGCAGCGACCACGACTCGGCAGGCGGAGATCGTGGCCACCGCGCACTTCGGGGCACCGACCGGGTTCGACGGCATCGTGAACGGCCGCGACACGTTGACGCGCACCGCATTCGCCCACGACCCGATCACGGCCTACCGCCGCACGCCGCGCGGTCTCACGTCCCCGAACGTCATCGTCCTGGGGCAGACGGGATCCGGGAAGTCCTCGTGGACGACGTGCAACCTCATCATGAAGCCGTTGATGCTCCGCAAGCGGCGCGCGGTCGTGTTCTCCAAGAAGGACCGGGGCGGCGAGTGTGAGCATGCCGAGACCACGCGCCAGCTGGGGAACGAGCCGTTCCGATTCCTCGCCAACGGCGCGCCGGGCGAGGGACGGATCATCAACCTCATGGACCCCGCGATCGTGCGCGTCGATGGGATCCAAGGGCAGAAGCTCATGCTGGACACGGCGATCCAGCTCCAACGGCACCGCAGCAGCGGGACGGTCGCCTCGGTAGAGGAGGCCGGCTGGGAGGACCAGGCGCTCCGACTCGCGCTCCGCTCGCTGCTCGCCGACCACGAGGACACACGGACACCGACCCTCGCTGACCTGTCGGCACGGCTCGGCGCCGTCGACCCTCACCGCGGGGACTACTCCCTCCGCTCGCGCGAGCGGCTGCACCAGGCCGGCCTCTCGATCAGCCACGTGCTGAACGACCTCCTCGAGACGTACGGCGGTGTGTTCGATGGCGAGACGAGCTCGGAAGTCGACCTCACACACAAGCTCACGACGTTCGACATCTCCCAGCTCCCCTCCGACGGCGCCGTGATCCCCATCGTCATGGCCGCAGCGAACATGTGGATGCTGGGCCGGATCAAGGACGAGGCCGGCTGGGCGACGAACGTGATCTACGAGGAGGGCTGGCACATGATCGGCGGCCCGTCCGTCGGCCTCATCCAGTCCAACGAGAAGCTGTCTCGATCGCTCGGCATGTCGAACATCTTCATCATGCACAAGGGCTCGGATATCCCGCCGGACTCCGCCGGTGTGACCGTCATCCAGGAGGCGCAGACGGCCTACATCTTCCGCCAGGAGCACGAGCAGGATGCCGCGTGGGCGCAGCGGACGTTCAACCTCGACCAGGACACCACGAAGGTCCTGATGGGGCTTCGGACGGGGCACTGCATCGCCAAGATCGCGGACATGCCCGAGACCGAGGTCGAGCACCTCCGCTCCGAGTGGGAGAAGGTGCTGACCGACAGCGACCAGGCGATGATGGGCGACTCCGCGGACGCCCTCGGGCACTGA
- a CDS encoding trypsin-like serine protease, whose amino-acid sequence MMKHFRVLTPAAVLGALALALMAPSAANARTSPERSSVPVVVGTEVWGKWSGQNCTVGVVLQKSGLWAALSPRERGARYVVIAKHCVRRTTEPIEVRTANGTDVEVGRVVALADPDDLALVRIEGSPHGSRTCSATSGHVICMPSTVYSPQAFNRVFLPGFTPGHETTLPMTRQGVPSPRETFCTSGAITRSLCEWTSTNVPPAWVQNHVYAAAHSIGANLLKGDSGGAVVSRTGVFYGIATDSGLYDSDPSNIDIMGYTDAARVLSDFRGYHMAPAS is encoded by the coding sequence ATGATGAAACACTTTAGGGTCTTGACGCCCGCCGCAGTCCTGGGTGCTTTAGCACTAGCACTCATGGCTCCAAGCGCGGCTAACGCGCGAACTTCACCGGAACGGAGCTCCGTACCTGTCGTCGTTGGCACGGAGGTGTGGGGCAAATGGAGCGGCCAAAACTGCACAGTTGGAGTCGTACTTCAAAAATCCGGCTTGTGGGCCGCGTTGTCTCCCAGAGAGCGAGGCGCTCGGTACGTGGTCATAGCAAAGCACTGCGTTCGACGCACCACCGAGCCTATCGAGGTCCGAACGGCCAACGGCACAGACGTCGAAGTAGGACGCGTAGTTGCACTGGCAGACCCCGACGACCTCGCCCTGGTCCGGATCGAGGGGTCACCGCACGGGTCGAGGACCTGCTCTGCCACATCAGGACACGTCATCTGCATGCCCTCGACGGTTTATTCCCCGCAAGCTTTCAATCGAGTATTCCTTCCCGGCTTCACTCCTGGACATGAGACCACCCTACCGATGACAAGACAGGGCGTCCCAAGCCCGAGAGAGACGTTCTGCACAAGCGGCGCGATTACTCGATCCCTCTGCGAATGGACCAGCACAAATGTACCTCCCGCATGGGTGCAAAACCATGTCTACGCCGCCGCCCACAGCATAGGCGCCAATCTCCTGAAAGGCGATTCAGGCGGCGCGGTCGTGAGCCGAACGGGTGTCTTTTACGGTATCGCGACAGACTCCGGGCTCTATGACTCCGATCCCTCCAACATCGACATCATGGGATATACCGACGCCGCCCGCGTGCTCTCTGACTTCCGCGGCTACCACATGGCACCAGCAAGCTAA
- a CDS encoding trypsin-like serine peptidase: MAAAVPTDGATAAPKKQSSAIDASAATSVFEPVYWIGRLYYTAGGKDYACTASSIKSDSKLVIATAGHCLYHNGEFSTNLRFIPAWDGANKPLLTWGANEYQVPRAWRYQEDQQHDAGFVQLKPQRSWLGAKQYLADQAGATATNFGLANTGLHYEAFGYEQVSGFTSHPLLTCSGNGYRRFSQFSLLSINDCAMVGGGSGGPVYHESGKGVNGTQVGVVSSVMPRGEHSVMTFAPWGDAEYQVFRTVDTWGR; this comes from the coding sequence ATGGCGGCGGCAGTGCCCACTGATGGGGCGACGGCCGCGCCCAAAAAGCAAAGTTCGGCCATTGATGCTAGCGCGGCCACGAGCGTCTTCGAGCCCGTCTATTGGATCGGGCGACTTTATTACACCGCGGGTGGCAAAGATTATGCTTGCACGGCGTCGTCTATTAAATCAGACTCGAAGCTGGTCATAGCGACCGCCGGACACTGCCTTTATCACAATGGTGAATTTAGTACCAACCTTCGCTTTATTCCCGCCTGGGATGGGGCTAATAAACCACTTTTGACGTGGGGCGCCAACGAATATCAGGTCCCGCGAGCCTGGCGATACCAGGAGGACCAGCAGCACGATGCAGGATTTGTCCAGCTAAAGCCTCAGCGATCCTGGCTCGGTGCCAAGCAATACCTGGCCGATCAGGCTGGCGCGACCGCTACCAATTTTGGTCTTGCAAATACGGGGTTGCATTACGAAGCATTTGGTTACGAACAGGTATCAGGATTCACGTCGCATCCTCTTCTGACTTGCTCGGGAAATGGGTACCGTCGTTTTTCCCAATTTTCACTTCTTAGCATAAATGACTGCGCCATGGTGGGCGGGGGCTCCGGTGGGCCTGTCTATCATGAATCAGGAAAGGGGGTTAATGGTACGCAGGTAGGGGTTGTGAGCTCCGTTATGCCCCGAGGGGAACATAGCGTCATGACGTTTGCGCCCTGGGGCGACGCCGAGTACCAGGTATTTCGAACAGTGGACACCTGGGGGCGCTAG
- a CDS encoding trypsin-like peptidase domain-containing protein, translating to MATRTRSTLTGAATCATLALTLMGAGAATAATPAAPTGTLRHTISSTETAAAGSAWSPARMHAAVTNSFVDPDPADGNPPTVAPDSALATTSTIDASVVSGTASPHVSETTPVPGFAANDHLGVVFFRSGGIDQRCTGNVVVSDSGDLVATAGRCVSAAKGAFVTDLVFVPQYDGTAPKGIWPATAVTVQSQWVTGRQVDFDTAFFQVKAPVSAAAGTTLSSTVGASGVRFAGQEDDDDYRSTGYALDGGHDGTKPVSVESTVEPNPWMNKDYAIEGIETDLRAGISGSPWVNTDDDSGDVQRSMTTFAYHQFTHAAFGPQWTATLHATYRAAAAA from the coding sequence ATGGCTACACGCACTCGCTCCACCCTCACAGGCGCGGCAACATGCGCCACGCTCGCCCTCACCCTCATGGGTGCGGGGGCTGCGACTGCAGCAACCCCAGCGGCACCCACCGGGACGCTCCGACACACCATCTCGAGCACCGAGACCGCTGCTGCCGGTTCTGCGTGGTCTCCCGCTCGAATGCACGCTGCCGTCACCAACTCCTTCGTCGATCCCGACCCCGCCGACGGGAACCCGCCCACCGTCGCCCCGGACAGCGCACTCGCCACCACGAGCACGATCGACGCGTCCGTCGTGAGCGGAACAGCGTCGCCGCACGTCTCGGAAACCACGCCCGTACCAGGGTTCGCCGCGAACGATCACCTCGGCGTCGTCTTCTTCCGCAGCGGTGGCATCGACCAGCGCTGCACAGGAAACGTGGTCGTCTCCGATTCTGGCGATCTCGTCGCCACGGCTGGCCGCTGCGTATCGGCCGCCAAGGGCGCATTCGTCACTGACCTGGTGTTCGTGCCACAGTACGACGGGACCGCCCCCAAGGGCATCTGGCCTGCGACTGCTGTCACGGTCCAGTCGCAGTGGGTCACGGGCAGACAGGTCGACTTCGACACGGCCTTCTTTCAGGTCAAGGCACCCGTCAGTGCAGCTGCGGGTACGACCTTGTCCTCCACTGTCGGCGCCTCTGGCGTCCGCTTTGCCGGCCAGGAGGACGACGACGACTACCGCTCGACCGGATACGCGCTCGACGGCGGGCACGACGGAACGAAGCCCGTCAGCGTCGAGAGCACGGTCGAGCCGAACCCCTGGATGAATAAGGACTACGCCATCGAAGGGATCGAGACCGACCTCCGAGCCGGCATCAGCGGATCCCCATGGGTCAACACGGACGACGACTCCGGCGACGTCCAGCGCAGCATGACCACCTTCGCGTACCACCAGTTCACGCACGCCGCATTCGGCCCCCAGTGGACCGCCACCCTTCACGCCACCTACCGAGCCGCAGCAGCAGCCTAG
- a CDS encoding pectate lyase, with the protein MSVKPPRATPYEVPAGQTVDYGDAELNGSTSGRGEFQQPVILVHPGGTVKNVIIGPLAADGIHCEASCTIVNMWSSHVGEDAVTLLDGSPASSVVTIQGGGVQHAYDKVVQIDGAGTVRISHFAASDIGSLARSCGDCPHQYPRHIVVSDVFIDGGRYKVAGVNQNFSDTAKLDHVTIRGTRMQVCDRTIGGRGVPAKEVPGGSGDPYPGVCDFSYATILFEHG; encoded by the coding sequence ATGTCGGTGAAGCCGCCGAGGGCGACGCCGTACGAAGTGCCCGCCGGTCAAACCGTCGACTACGGCGACGCGGAGCTCAATGGGTCGACCTCAGGGCGTGGCGAGTTCCAGCAACCGGTCATCCTCGTTCACCCGGGAGGGACGGTGAAGAACGTGATCATCGGCCCGCTCGCTGCCGACGGCATCCACTGCGAAGCCTCCTGCACCATCGTGAACATGTGGTCAAGCCACGTCGGGGAGGACGCTGTGACGCTGCTCGACGGATCCCCAGCGTCCTCCGTCGTCACTATCCAGGGCGGAGGCGTTCAGCACGCGTACGACAAGGTCGTTCAGATTGATGGTGCGGGCACGGTCCGGATCTCCCACTTTGCCGCGTCCGACATCGGCTCGCTCGCGCGTTCCTGCGGTGACTGCCCGCACCAATACCCGCGGCACATCGTGGTCAGTGACGTCTTCATCGACGGTGGCCGCTACAAGGTCGCCGGAGTCAATCAGAACTTCAGCGACACAGCCAAGCTCGACCACGTCACCATCCGCGGAACACGCATGCAGGTCTGCGACAGGACCATCGGAGGCCGCGGCGTACCCGCTAAGGAGGTCCCTGGCGGGAGCGGAGACCCCTACCCGGGCGTGTGCGACTTCAGCTACGCCACCATCCTGTTCGAACACGGATGA